A window from Micromonospora terminaliae encodes these proteins:
- a CDS encoding ABC transporter ATP-binding protein — protein MAGGGMGGWSMLRSMRNRDEISTHQLKRGTAKRIVAFARPYRRDIVVFLVTVVIAAVIGVATPLLAGDVIDAIAGGGDDAGATVVRLALIIAVLAVADALFSLAQRWYSARIGEGIILDLRTRVYDHVQRMPLQFFTRTQTGALVSRLNNDVLGAQRAFTSTLSGVVSNVIQLVLTAGAMLVLSWQITVLALVLLPIFIIPARRVGRRLAEITRESYNLDAKMNATMTERFNVSGALLVKLFGSPDVEAARFAGRAERVRDIGIQSAMYSRTFFVAMLLVASLAQALTYGLGGWLAVAGAVSAGTVVKLALLLTRLYGPLTALSNVRVDVMSALVSFDRVFEVLDLRPGIDEKPDAVPVPRGNGRVEFRDVRFRYPSAAEVSLASLEEVAALDRTVNEPVLKGVSFAVEPGQMVALVGPSGAGKSTLSMLISRIYDVSDGQVLVGGVDVRDATLASLRDEIGVVTQDSHLFHETIRENLRYAKPDATDDEIWAALAGAQVADLVRALPDGLDTTVGERGYRFSGGEKQRIAIARLLLKAPSIVILDEATAHLDSESEAAVQRALSVALTGRTALVIAHRLSTVREADQILVLDEGRIVERGRHDELVAVGGLYAELYRTQFAVTDSPAPYVEPEQPERVVTTVPTGTYVAQEALPPAAAN, from the coding sequence ATGGCCGGTGGCGGCATGGGCGGCTGGAGCATGCTCCGGTCGATGCGCAACCGCGACGAGATCTCCACCCACCAGCTCAAGCGCGGCACCGCCAAGCGCATCGTCGCGTTCGCCCGGCCCTACCGGCGCGACATCGTCGTCTTCCTGGTCACCGTGGTCATCGCCGCGGTGATCGGGGTGGCCACCCCGCTGCTCGCCGGTGACGTCATCGACGCGATCGCCGGTGGTGGCGACGACGCGGGCGCCACCGTGGTCCGGCTCGCGCTGATCATCGCCGTGCTGGCCGTCGCCGACGCGCTCTTCTCGCTGGCCCAGCGCTGGTATTCGGCGCGGATCGGCGAGGGCATCATCCTCGACCTGCGCACCCGGGTCTACGACCACGTCCAGCGGATGCCGCTGCAGTTCTTCACCCGCACCCAGACCGGCGCGCTGGTCAGCCGGCTCAACAACGACGTGCTGGGCGCGCAGCGGGCGTTCACGTCGACGCTGTCGGGCGTCGTCAGCAACGTCATCCAGCTGGTGCTCACCGCCGGGGCCATGCTCGTGCTCTCCTGGCAGATCACCGTGCTGGCGCTGGTGCTGCTGCCGATCTTCATCATCCCGGCCCGCCGGGTCGGGCGGCGGCTGGCCGAGATCACCCGCGAGTCGTACAACCTCGACGCCAAGATGAACGCGACCATGACCGAGCGGTTCAACGTCTCGGGCGCCCTGCTGGTCAAGCTCTTCGGGTCGCCCGACGTCGAGGCGGCCCGGTTCGCCGGCCGGGCCGAGCGGGTCCGCGACATCGGCATCCAGTCGGCCATGTACTCGCGCACCTTCTTCGTGGCCATGCTGCTGGTCGCCTCCCTGGCGCAGGCGCTCACCTACGGGCTCGGCGGCTGGCTCGCGGTCGCCGGCGCGGTCAGCGCCGGCACCGTGGTCAAGCTCGCGCTGCTGCTCACCCGGCTCTACGGCCCGCTCACCGCGCTGTCCAACGTCCGGGTCGACGTGATGAGCGCGCTGGTCTCCTTCGACCGGGTCTTCGAGGTGCTCGACCTGCGCCCCGGCATCGACGAGAAGCCCGACGCCGTGCCGGTGCCGCGGGGCAACGGCCGGGTCGAGTTCCGCGACGTGCGGTTCCGCTACCCGAGCGCCGCCGAGGTCTCGCTGGCCTCCCTGGAGGAGGTCGCCGCACTCGACCGCACGGTCAACGAGCCGGTGCTCAAGGGCGTCTCGTTCGCCGTCGAGCCCGGGCAGATGGTGGCCCTCGTCGGCCCCTCCGGCGCGGGCAAGTCCACGCTCTCCATGCTGATCTCCCGGATCTACGACGTGAGCGACGGCCAGGTGCTGGTCGGCGGCGTCGACGTCCGGGACGCCACGCTCGCCTCGCTCCGGGACGAGATCGGCGTGGTCACGCAGGACTCGCACCTGTTCCACGAGACCATCCGGGAGAACCTGCGCTACGCCAAGCCGGACGCGACCGACGACGAGATCTGGGCGGCGCTGGCCGGCGCGCAGGTGGCCGACCTGGTCCGGGCCCTGCCCGACGGGCTGGACACCACGGTGGGCGAGCGCGGCTACCGCTTCTCCGGCGGCGAGAAACAGCGCATCGCCATCGCCCGGCTGCTGCTCAAGGCCCCGTCGATCGTGATCCTCGACGAGGCCACCGCGCACCTCGACTCGGAGAGCGAGGCGGCGGTGCAGCGGGCGCTGTCGGTGGCGCTGACCGGGCGCACCGCGCTGGTGATCGCGCACCGGCTGTCCACCGTCCGCGAGGCCGACCAGATCCTCGTCCTCGACGAGGGGCGGATCGTCGAGCGCGGCCGGCACGACGAGCTGGTCGCCGTCGGCGGCCTCTACGCCGAGCTCTACCGCACGCAGTTCGCGGTCACCGACTCGCCGGCCCCCTACGTCGAGCCGGAGCAGCCGGAGCGGGTGGTCACCACGGTGCCGACCGGCACCTACGTGGCCCAGGAGGCACTGCCCCCGGCCGCCGCCAACTAG
- a CDS encoding ABC-F family ATP-binding cassette domain-containing protein: MINATGLELRAGSRILLSDTTLRVQPGDRIGLVGRNGAGKTTTLKVLAGEGQPYAGQIDRRSAIGYLPQDPRTGDLEVTGRDRVLSARGLDVLMAQMKELEEKLAEGADDKLVRRYGALEDQFASLGGYAAEAEAARICANLGLPDRALAQTIGTLSGGQRRRIELARILFRDAGENGGGILLLDEPTNHLDADSITWLRGFLANHKGGLIVISHDASLLEAVVNKVWFLDATRSVVDVYNLGWKAYLEARETDERRRRRERANAEKKAGALMAQADKMRAKATKTVAAQNMARRAEKLLSGLEDVRVADKVAKVRFPTPAPCGKTPLTASGLSKSYGSLEIFTDVNVAVDRGSRVAILGLNGAGKTTLLRMLGGLLEPDTGEVRPGHGLRLGYYAQEHETLDVERTILEHMRSAAPEQTDTDLRRILGAFLFSGEDVDKPAGVLSGGEKTRLALATLVCSGANVLLLDEPTNNLDPVSREQVLDAIARYPGAIVLVTHDPGAVLALKPDRAILLPDGDEDAWSDDLLELVELA, encoded by the coding sequence ATGATCAACGCCACCGGCCTGGAACTGCGCGCCGGTTCCCGGATCCTGCTGTCCGACACCACGCTGCGGGTGCAGCCGGGTGACCGGATCGGCCTGGTCGGCCGCAACGGCGCCGGCAAGACCACCACCCTCAAGGTGCTGGCGGGGGAGGGGCAGCCGTACGCCGGTCAGATCGACCGGCGCAGCGCGATCGGCTACCTGCCGCAGGACCCGCGCACCGGTGACCTGGAGGTCACCGGGCGGGACCGGGTGCTGTCGGCCCGCGGGCTGGACGTGCTCATGGCGCAGATGAAGGAGCTGGAGGAGAAGCTCGCCGAGGGCGCCGACGACAAGCTGGTCCGCCGCTACGGCGCGCTCGAGGACCAGTTCGCCTCGCTGGGCGGCTACGCGGCCGAGGCGGAGGCGGCCCGGATCTGCGCCAACCTCGGCTTGCCCGACCGCGCCCTTGCCCAGACCATCGGCACCCTTTCCGGCGGCCAGCGCCGCCGCATCGAGCTCGCCCGGATCCTGTTCCGCGACGCCGGCGAGAACGGCGGCGGCATCCTGCTGCTCGACGAGCCGACCAACCACCTCGACGCCGACTCGATCACCTGGCTGCGCGGCTTCCTCGCCAACCACAAGGGCGGCCTCATCGTGATCTCCCACGACGCGTCCCTGCTCGAGGCGGTGGTCAACAAGGTCTGGTTCCTGGACGCCACCCGCTCGGTGGTCGACGTCTACAACCTGGGCTGGAAGGCGTACCTGGAGGCGCGGGAGACCGACGAGCGGCGCCGCCGCCGGGAGCGGGCCAACGCCGAGAAGAAGGCCGGCGCGCTGATGGCGCAGGCGGACAAGATGCGGGCCAAGGCCACCAAGACTGTCGCCGCGCAGAACATGGCCCGGCGGGCCGAGAAGCTGCTGTCCGGCCTGGAGGACGTCCGGGTGGCCGACAAGGTGGCGAAGGTGCGCTTCCCCACCCCGGCGCCGTGCGGCAAGACGCCGCTCACCGCCTCCGGCCTGTCCAAGTCGTACGGGTCGCTGGAGATCTTCACCGACGTCAACGTGGCGGTGGACCGCGGCTCCCGGGTGGCCATCCTGGGTCTCAACGGCGCCGGCAAGACCACGCTGCTGCGGATGCTCGGCGGCCTGCTCGAACCGGACACCGGCGAGGTGCGCCCGGGGCACGGCCTGCGGCTCGGCTACTACGCGCAGGAGCACGAGACGCTGGACGTCGAGCGCACCATCCTGGAGCACATGCGCAGCGCGGCGCCCGAGCAGACCGACACGGACCTGCGCCGGATCCTCGGCGCGTTCCTCTTCTCCGGCGAGGACGTCGACAAGCCGGCCGGGGTGCTCTCCGGCGGCGAGAAGACCCGGCTGGCCCTGGCCACCCTGGTGTGCTCCGGCGCCAACGTGCTGCTGCTGGACGAGCCGACGAACAACCTCGACCCGGTCAGCCGCGAGCAGGTGCTCGACGCGATCGCCCGCTACCCGGGCGCCATCGTCCTGGTCACCCACGACCCGGGCGCGGTGCTGGCGCTCAAGCCCGACCGCGCCATCCTGCTCCCCGACGGCGACGAGGACGCGTGGTCCGACGACCTCCTGGAACTGGTCGAACTGGCCTGA
- a CDS encoding helix-turn-helix domain-containing protein: MAATGTATSTEKGRRIVGAERQTLAKDLVKRYTSGESIRALAASTGRSYGFIHRVLTESGVQLRQRGGARRRKKA, encoded by the coding sequence ATGGCAGCCACCGGCACAGCCACCAGCACTGAGAAGGGTCGCCGGATCGTCGGGGCCGAGCGCCAGACGCTCGCCAAGGACCTGGTAAAGCGGTACACCTCGGGTGAGAGCATCCGTGCGCTCGCGGCCTCGACCGGCCGCTCCTACGGGTTCATCCACCGGGTGCTCACCGAGTCCGGGGTGCAGCTGCGGCAGCGTGGCGGCGCCCGGCGCCGCAAGAAGGCGTGA
- a CDS encoding cadmium resistance transporter, whose protein sequence is MLDLLTAAAAAAGVFAATNIDDIVVLTVFFVAARSTGRPRPWQIVAGQYAGIGALVGVAVVVAAGLLVVPDPWTGLLGLLPIALGVRALLTRRPDGDEPPAVVGGLLGVAGVTVANGADNIAVYVPVFRSLDPATGLVWLLVFAALVAVWCLAAALLGSHPRVVTLVGRAGHWLVPAVFVALGVVILTTSGVLPRLVP, encoded by the coding sequence GTGCTCGACCTGCTGACCGCGGCGGCCGCCGCCGCGGGCGTCTTCGCCGCCACCAACATCGACGACATCGTCGTGCTCACCGTGTTCTTCGTGGCGGCCCGCAGCACCGGGCGCCCCAGGCCCTGGCAGATCGTCGCCGGCCAGTACGCGGGCATCGGCGCGCTGGTCGGCGTGGCCGTGGTGGTCGCCGCCGGACTGCTCGTGGTGCCCGACCCGTGGACCGGCCTGCTCGGGTTGCTGCCGATCGCGCTGGGTGTCCGCGCCCTGCTGACCCGCCGGCCCGACGGCGACGAGCCGCCCGCCGTGGTGGGCGGCCTGCTCGGCGTGGCCGGCGTGACGGTGGCCAACGGCGCCGACAACATCGCGGTCTACGTGCCGGTGTTCCGCTCGCTCGACCCGGCCACCGGCCTGGTCTGGCTGCTGGTCTTCGCGGCCCTGGTGGCGGTCTGGTGCCTGGCCGCCGCACTGCTCGGCAGCCACCCCAGGGTCGTGACCCTGGTCGGCCGGGCCGGGCACTGGCTGGTCCCGGCCGTCTTCGTCGCCCTCGGCGTGGTCATCCTGACCACCTCCGGCGTCCTCCCCCGCCTGGTCCCCTGA
- a CDS encoding enoyl-CoA hydratase/isomerase family protein, with protein sequence MTAETTGVRLDCDGPVATVTLCRPDVLNAQTPAMWRAMSDFSRELPGDVRVVVVRGEGRAFSAGLDLSVAGSSGPGSFAELSTLPEQECADRIAEYQGGFTWLHRPDVISIAAVQGHAIGAGFQLALACDLRVLAEDAKFSMAEVTLGLVPDLAGTKRLAELVGYSRALEICATGRRMDAAEADRIGLATLVVPPAELDGAVRDLTAGLLANNRDAIVEIKALLAGAGGRSHAEQQRAEREAQTRRIRDLAGRGE encoded by the coding sequence GTGACCGCCGAGACGACCGGAGTACGACTCGACTGCGACGGGCCGGTCGCGACGGTGACGTTGTGCCGGCCCGACGTGCTCAACGCCCAGACCCCGGCCATGTGGCGCGCGATGAGCGACTTCTCCCGGGAACTGCCCGGCGACGTGCGCGTCGTGGTGGTGCGTGGCGAGGGGCGGGCCTTCTCCGCCGGCCTCGACCTGTCGGTCGCCGGCTCCTCCGGCCCGGGCTCGTTCGCCGAGCTGTCCACCCTGCCCGAGCAGGAGTGCGCCGACCGGATCGCCGAATACCAGGGCGGCTTCACCTGGCTGCACCGGCCGGACGTGATCTCGATCGCCGCCGTGCAGGGCCATGCCATCGGCGCCGGCTTCCAGCTCGCCCTCGCCTGCGACCTGCGGGTGCTCGCCGAGGACGCGAAGTTCTCCATGGCCGAGGTGACCCTCGGCCTGGTCCCCGACCTGGCCGGCACCAAGCGCCTGGCCGAGCTGGTCGGCTATTCCCGTGCGCTGGAGATCTGCGCCACCGGCCGCCGGATGGACGCCGCCGAGGCGGACCGGATCGGCCTGGCCACCCTCGTGGTGCCGCCGGCGGAGCTCGACGGCGCGGTGCGCGACCTGACGGCGGGCCTGCTGGCCAACAACCGGGACGCGATCGTGGAGATCAAGGCGCTGCTCGCGGGCGCGGGCGGGCGCAGCCACGCCGAGCAGCAGCGGGCCGAGCGTGAGGCGCAGACCCGGCGGATCCGTGACCTGGCCGGGCGGGGCGAATAG